Proteins from a genomic interval of Actinoalloteichus hymeniacidonis:
- a CDS encoding serine hydrolase domain-containing protein, producing the protein MPEQSRGILIAAQSDELTVCQGWGFANEEDQVPFGCDTVVDVMSMTKQFTAAAVLKLQMRGELSVDDPISDYFDHVPVDKRAITVEHLLTHTSGLAGGLGDDYEPVMRDELIDRAMDSTLQSAPGTVYAYSNLGYSLLAAIVEMASASGYEAFLVEHLFTPAGMTSTGYVLPDWNQADIAIEYDADDAAQGRPTGRPWAEDGPYWNLRGNGGLLSTARDMFRWHVALLEDDVLNQDAKSQLFEPHVREEPEDTHYGYGWVITELDGQTAAWHNGANANAYGEIARTPDGRAMVFWISTQAISDQGQWDFEELGPELTEGTFTRLL; encoded by the coding sequence GTGCCCGAGCAGTCCCGTGGGATCCTGATCGCGGCGCAGAGTGATGAACTCACCGTGTGTCAGGGTTGGGGCTTCGCCAACGAGGAAGACCAGGTCCCATTCGGATGCGACACAGTCGTAGACGTGATGTCGATGACCAAGCAGTTCACCGCCGCCGCCGTGCTCAAGCTCCAGATGCGCGGCGAACTGAGCGTCGACGATCCGATCAGCGACTATTTCGATCACGTGCCGGTGGACAAACGTGCGATCACCGTGGAGCACCTGCTGACCCATACCTCTGGGCTGGCCGGAGGCCTCGGCGACGATTACGAGCCCGTCATGCGGGACGAACTGATCGATCGAGCCATGGACTCGACGTTGCAGTCGGCACCGGGGACCGTCTATGCGTATTCGAATCTCGGCTACAGCCTGCTTGCCGCCATCGTCGAAATGGCTTCCGCCAGCGGCTATGAGGCGTTTCTAGTCGAACACCTATTCACCCCGGCGGGCATGACCTCGACCGGCTATGTGCTCCCCGACTGGAATCAGGCTGACATCGCCATCGAGTACGACGCAGACGATGCCGCCCAAGGCAGGCCGACGGGGCGCCCTTGGGCTGAGGACGGGCCGTACTGGAATCTGCGGGGCAACGGCGGTTTACTCTCCACCGCGCGTGACATGTTCCGATGGCACGTCGCACTGCTCGAAGACGATGTCCTAAATCAGGATGCGAAGTCGCAGCTGTTCGAGCCGCATGTCCGCGAGGAACCCGAGGATACGCACTACGGCTATGGCTGGGTCATCACCGAGTTGGACGGTCAGACGGCCGCATGGCACAACGGAGCGAACGCCAACGCATACGGTGAGATCGCGCGCACACCCGACGGCCGGGCCATGGTGTTCTGGATCAGCACGCAGGCGATCAGCGATCAAGGGCAGTGGGACTTCGAAGAACTCGGCCCCGAGCTGACCGAAGGTACGTTCACGAGACTTCTCTAG